One Oscillospiraceae bacterium genomic region harbors:
- a CDS encoding NAD-dependent protein deacylase: MVPALEEILRDTRSLVFFGGAGVSTESGIPDFRSVDGLYHQKFKYPPETMLSHTFYKTHTAEFYDFYRQKLIVHGAKPNAAHLRLAKLEREGKCKAVVTQNIDGLHQAAGSKVVYELHGSTLRNYCTRCGKFYPVSFIEEAAGQGDGVPRCTECGGIVKPDVVLYEEGLDEATMEDAIKAISVADTLIVGGTSLAVYPAAGLLRYFRGETLVVINKQPTPADGMANLILNMPIGQALDENTPVSL; the protein is encoded by the coding sequence ATGGTACCGGCATTGGAAGAAATTTTGCGGGATACCCGCAGCCTTGTGTTTTTCGGCGGGGCGGGCGTTTCGACCGAGAGCGGCATCCCGGATTTTCGCTCGGTGGATGGGCTGTACCACCAGAAATTCAAGTATCCGCCCGAGACGATGCTCTCCCATACGTTTTACAAGACCCACACGGCCGAATTTTACGATTTTTACCGCCAGAAGCTCATCGTCCACGGGGCCAAGCCTAATGCCGCCCACCTGCGGTTGGCCAAATTGGAGCGCGAGGGCAAGTGCAAGGCCGTGGTGACCCAGAACATCGACGGTCTGCACCAGGCGGCGGGCAGCAAGGTGGTGTACGAGCTGCACGGCTCTACCCTGCGCAATTATTGTACGCGCTGCGGTAAGTTTTACCCCGTCAGCTTTATTGAGGAAGCCGCCGGGCAGGGCGACGGCGTGCCCCGCTGCACCGAGTGCGGCGGCATCGTAAAGCCGGACGTGGTGCTGTACGAGGAAGGACTGGACGAGGCCACGATGGAGGACGCTATCAAGGCAATTTCCGTGGCAGATACCTTGATCGTGGGCGGCACCAGTTTGGCGGTGTACCCGGCGGCGGGGCTGCTGCGGTACTTCCGCGGGGAAACGCTGGTGGTCATCAACAAGCAGCCCACCCCGGCGGACGGCATGGCCAATTTAATTTTAAACATGCCAATCGGCCAGGCATTGGATGAAAACACCCCGGTATCGTTGTAA
- a CDS encoding NAD(P)H-hydrate dehydratase, with amino-acid sequence MQREITQEMAKDRLPRREADANKGSFGSVLAAAGSMAYRGAAALCTEGALRAGAGLVYLASVEPVVQMVLTRTPECCACGCRTAVNGGIHPQDAGALRSWFDGKNTVLLAGPGLGESAAPVCNALLGKKAPWSAAVLDADALNALAAGKIKGPLPDQTVITPHPGEAARLLDCTVGEVQADREAAARRLAGMYHCIAVLKGRGTLIATPGGEVYHNPTGSAGLAKGGSGDILAGLLSGLLAAGLKQGRTAEDAAIAAVWLHGAAGDRCAKRLGMAAMLPHDIFADLGAIFAELER; translated from the coding sequence ATGCAGCGCGAGATCACACAGGAAATGGCAAAGGACCGCCTGCCCCGGCGGGAGGCAGATGCCAACAAGGGCAGCTTTGGCAGTGTGCTGGCGGCGGCTGGCAGTATGGCCTACCGGGGCGCGGCGGCTCTCTGCACCGAGGGCGCTCTCCGCGCCGGGGCGGGCCTTGTCTACCTGGCCAGCGTGGAGCCGGTGGTGCAGATGGTGCTGACCCGTACGCCGGAATGCTGCGCCTGCGGCTGCCGCACGGCGGTTAACGGCGGCATCCACCCTCAGGACGCCGGGGCGCTGCGCAGCTGGTTCGACGGTAAAAACACCGTTCTGCTGGCAGGGCCCGGCCTGGGTGAAAGTGCTGCCCCGGTCTGCAACGCTCTGCTGGGCAAAAAAGCCCCCTGGTCCGCCGCTGTGCTGGACGCCGATGCCCTCAACGCGCTGGCTGCGGGCAAAATCAAAGGCCCTTTGCCGGACCAGACGGTCATCACGCCCCACCCCGGCGAAGCCGCCCGTCTGCTGGATTGTACAGTGGGGGAGGTGCAGGCTGACCGCGAAGCCGCCGCCCGCCGCCTGGCCGGGATGTATCACTGCATCGCGGTGCTGAAAGGCAGAGGCACCCTCATCGCCACCCCCGGCGGCGAAGTCTACCACAATCCCACCGGCAGCGCGGGCCTGGCCAAGGGCGGCAGCGGGGACATCCTCGCAGGCTTGCTGTCGGGTCTGCTGGCCGCCGGGCTGAAACAGGGCCGCACCGCGGAGGACGCCGCCATCGCTGCCGTCTGGCTGCACGGCGCGGCAGGGGACCGCTGCGCCAAACGCTTAGGCATGGCCGCCATGCTGCCCCATGATATTTTTGCAGACCTGGGTGCGATCTTTGCGGAGCTGGAGCGATAA
- a CDS encoding WYL domain-containing protein: MPRKEGQKRKLLVLLQILARETDERHPLSVPQIVEKLKEKGIEAERKSVYDDLNTLNEMPDFPYEIMQKRGRGGGYYMTDAPFELAELKLLVDAVYASKFITARKSKVLIDKLGQFTSCYRQEELNRKVLVSGRLKSTDEKILYTVDALHAAITAGEQVQFKYCDWNLQKKMTPRHDGQLYRVSPWVLVWENANYYLIAYTEGRLKHYRVDKMQAVHQLPGTTREGAGEYANFDVNAYMQQMFGMFNGPLKKVTLQCENRFAGAMIDRFGTGPTLVPCDDGEHFTMMAEVQVSPQFFGWVAGFGTGVVVAGPPEVRAEMKKTLDRLQDLYR, translated from the coding sequence ATGCCGCGTAAAGAAGGCCAGAAACGGAAACTGCTGGTACTGCTGCAGATTTTGGCGCGGGAGACCGACGAACGTCACCCGTTAAGTGTACCGCAAATCGTGGAAAAATTGAAAGAAAAGGGCATCGAAGCCGAACGCAAGAGCGTCTATGACGACCTGAACACCCTGAACGAGATGCCGGACTTCCCCTATGAGATCATGCAAAAACGGGGCCGGGGCGGCGGCTATTACATGACCGACGCCCCCTTTGAGCTGGCTGAGCTGAAACTGCTGGTGGACGCTGTGTACGCCAGCAAGTTCATTACCGCCCGCAAATCCAAGGTGCTGATCGATAAGCTGGGCCAGTTCACTTCCTGCTACCGGCAGGAGGAGCTGAACCGTAAAGTCTTAGTCAGTGGCCGCCTGAAAAGCACCGACGAGAAGATTTTGTATACCGTCGATGCCCTGCATGCCGCTATCACGGCAGGGGAGCAGGTGCAGTTCAAATACTGCGACTGGAACCTGCAAAAAAAGATGACCCCCCGTCACGATGGCCAGCTGTACCGCGTCAGCCCCTGGGTGCTGGTGTGGGAGAATGCGAACTATTACCTTATCGCCTACACCGAGGGCCGCCTGAAGCACTACCGTGTGGATAAGATGCAGGCTGTGCACCAGCTGCCCGGTACCACCCGCGAAGGCGCCGGCGAGTACGCCAACTTTGACGTGAACGCCTACATGCAGCAGATGTTCGGCATGTTCAACGGCCCGCTGAAAAAGGTGACGCTCCAGTGTGAGAACCGCTTTGCCGGGGCCATGATCGACCGTTTCGGCACCGGGCCGACTTTAGTCCCCTGCGATGACGGTGAGCATTTTACCATGATGGCCGAGGTGCAGGTCAGCCCCCAGTTCTTTGGCTGGGTGGCTGGCTTTGGCACCGGCGTGGTGGTGGCAGGTCCGCCCGAGGTGCGCGCCGAGATGAAAAAGACGCTGGACCGCCTGCAGGATCTTTACCGCTGA
- a CDS encoding undecaprenyl-phosphate glucose phosphotransferase — MLEKNQRTKSMLSGLLDVVLLFVSFLLANYVRFNYVVFFEPGGAGPALQVAGDPRNFIAGAGTSVLLVLAYWVAGVYSSSRLRGLAQRCTIMAMINAAGIMVFVFFLYLMHLDDYSRVVLGLFYGFATVAMVAKRMIRRWADRARRRKGLGLRHILLVGGGKSAALYLRALEHNPYYGFVVDGYLAATEEPGLGVPYLGGYDKLDEALESAALDEVVVALEANEIDQLPHTFAICDKHGTRITMVPFYSDYLPARPTIDVLDECKLINVRQTPFDNILNAAIKRGLDIIGSLMLIVLTSPVMLVTAIGVKLSSPGPIIFKQERIGLNKKPFMMYKFRSMRVNVQQETGWSKDYDPRKTHFGSFIRKFSLDELPQFFNVLKGDMSLVGPRPEVPFHVEHFKEEIPRYLVRQQVRPGCTGWAQIHGLRGDTDIAERIRYDIWYIENWTVALDIKIIFRTVFGGKMVNDEKLQ; from the coding sequence TTGCTGGAAAAAAATCAACGTACCAAAAGTATGCTCAGCGGTCTGCTGGATGTGGTGCTGCTGTTCGTCAGCTTTCTGCTGGCCAACTATGTGCGTTTTAATTATGTAGTCTTTTTTGAGCCCGGCGGCGCCGGCCCTGCGCTGCAGGTGGCCGGTGACCCGCGCAACTTTATTGCCGGGGCAGGCACCTCTGTCTTACTGGTGCTGGCCTACTGGGTAGCCGGTGTGTACAGTTCCTCGCGTCTGCGGGGGCTGGCCCAGCGCTGCACCATCATGGCTATGATCAACGCCGCAGGCATCATGGTGTTCGTATTCTTCCTCTACCTGATGCACCTGGACGACTATTCCCGCGTAGTGCTGGGCCTGTTCTACGGCTTTGCCACCGTGGCCATGGTCGCTAAGCGGATGATCCGCCGCTGGGCGGACCGTGCCCGCCGCCGCAAAGGCCTGGGCCTGCGGCACATCCTGCTGGTGGGCGGCGGCAAATCGGCGGCCCTCTACCTGCGCGCGCTGGAGCATAACCCCTACTACGGTTTTGTGGTGGACGGCTACCTGGCTGCCACCGAGGAGCCGGGTCTGGGCGTGCCCTATCTGGGCGGCTACGATAAGCTGGACGAAGCCCTGGAAAGCGCCGCCCTGGATGAGGTCGTGGTCGCGCTGGAAGCCAATGAGATCGATCAGCTGCCCCACACCTTTGCCATCTGCGATAAGCACGGCACCCGCATCACGATGGTGCCGTTTTACAGCGACTACCTGCCTGCCCGGCCTACCATCGATGTGCTGGACGAGTGCAAGCTCATCAATGTGCGCCAGACGCCCTTTGACAACATCCTCAACGCCGCCATCAAGCGCGGGCTGGATATTATCGGCAGCCTGATGCTGATCGTACTCACCAGCCCGGTCATGCTGGTCACGGCCATTGGTGTGAAACTGTCCAGCCCCGGGCCGATCATCTTCAAGCAGGAGCGCATCGGCCTCAATAAAAAGCCCTTCATGATGTACAAGTTCCGCTCCATGCGGGTCAATGTACAGCAGGAGACCGGCTGGTCTAAGGACTACGACCCCCGCAAGACCCACTTCGGCAGCTTTATCCGCAAGTTCAGCCTGGACGAGCTGCCCCAGTTCTTCAACGTGCTTAAAGGGGATATGTCCCTTGTAGGCCCCCGGCCTGAGGTGCCTTTCCATGTAGAGCATTTTAAAGAGGAAATTCCCCGCTATCTGGTCCGCCAGCAGGTGCGCCCCGGCTGTACCGGCTGGGCGCAGATCCACGGCTTGCGCGGCGATACAGACATTGCCGAGCGCATCCGTTATGACATCTGGTACATCGAAAACTGGACCGTGGCGCTGGACATCAAGATCATCTTCCGCACGGTATTCGGCGGTAAGATGGTCAACGACGAAAAATTGCAGTAA
- a CDS encoding glycosyltransferase produces MRKKEPKVAIVHDWLVTYAGADRVVDCMHHAFPNAVIYTLVYDKDNMPAWFKDYDIRTTWVQKIPFATKLYKGLLPLMPRAFEELDLSEYDLVLSSSSSCSKGVITRPDAVHICYCHTPIRYVWDFYYTYRDNANWLVRKVMQRQMHKIRVWDKCAADRVDYFIANSHYIAQRIKKYYRRDSDVIYPCCHINESPFVEKEDFYLTVGRLTWYKRVDLAVQACTKLGKRLVVIGGGGEMDKLKAMAGPTIEFKGGGLTDEEVRGYYLRAKAFLFPGEEDFGITPVEAQSAGTPVLAYGRGGACETVLPGKTGYWFEEQTADSLAACIQRFEKDGVAYSKEEIREHSRAFSEERFEREIKEYCTRRMADWQQELLDCSHWEKEEQI; encoded by the coding sequence ATGAGGAAAAAGGAACCCAAAGTAGCCATCGTACATGACTGGCTGGTGACCTATGCAGGGGCGGACCGCGTGGTCGACTGCATGCACCATGCGTTCCCCAACGCCGTCATCTACACGCTGGTGTATGATAAAGATAACATGCCTGCGTGGTTTAAAGACTACGACATCCGCACCACCTGGGTGCAGAAGATCCCGTTTGCTACCAAGCTGTACAAAGGGCTCTTGCCCCTGATGCCCCGTGCCTTTGAGGAACTGGACCTCTCCGAGTACGACCTCGTGCTGTCATCTTCCTCCTCATGCTCCAAGGGGGTTATCACCCGCCCGGATGCTGTGCACATCTGCTACTGCCATACGCCTATCCGCTATGTGTGGGACTTTTACTACACCTACCGCGACAACGCCAACTGGCTGGTGCGTAAGGTCATGCAGCGCCAGATGCACAAAATTCGCGTGTGGGATAAGTGCGCTGCGGACCGCGTAGATTACTTCATCGCCAACTCCCACTACATCGCCCAGCGCATCAAAAAATATTACCGCCGCGACAGCGACGTCATCTACCCCTGCTGCCATATCAACGAAAGTCCTTTTGTGGAAAAGGAGGACTTCTACCTCACCGTCGGCCGCCTGACCTGGTACAAGCGGGTCGACCTGGCCGTGCAGGCCTGCACCAAACTGGGCAAGCGGCTGGTGGTCATCGGCGGTGGGGGAGAGATGGACAAGCTCAAGGCCATGGCTGGCCCCACCATTGAGTTCAAGGGCGGCGGCCTGACCGACGAGGAAGTGCGCGGTTACTACCTGCGCGCCAAGGCGTTTTTGTTCCCCGGCGAGGAGGACTTCGGCATCACCCCCGTGGAAGCCCAGAGCGCCGGTACGCCGGTGCTGGCCTACGGCCGCGGCGGCGCCTGCGAGACCGTGCTGCCCGGCAAGACGGGTTACTGGTTCGAGGAGCAGACCGCCGACAGCCTGGCCGCCTGCATCCAGCGCTTTGAAAAAGATGGCGTCGCCTATAGTAAAGAGGAAATCCGCGAACACAGCCGCGCTTTCAGCGAGGAACGGTTTGAGCGGGAGATCAAAGAATACTGTACCCGCCGCATGGCGGATTGGCAGCAGGAACTGCTGGACTGCTCCCACTGGGAGAAGGAGGAACAGATTTGA
- a CDS encoding glycosyltransferase family 4 protein → MNPIVINGTVLCDNITGIPRYVYETVVRLDKLIEGTGLDVRIAYRDDGREIHLPELKNIKLVPLKAVKYFYNMAVLPAYLRREHAFFVGLASDMLMTRRSVVVLHDIRPLVMDTDRGFFRFKFWVHCLSTKWFAQRVFTVSYDQRQLIHDKLGIPLDKIGVTYNGWEHMAKVQPDESIFERMPAVKKGEYFYALGSLAGHKNFKWIREVARRNPDKTFVVAGGKDLRAFGDDTEAKDTHNVFYPGYVSDAENAALMKHCRLFLHPAVFEGFGIPPLEALALGAPIALAKASCLPELYGDTARYFDPYDYEVDLDALAARPVAPPDKVLAKYSWDKTAAFWLEEIKKYAQQ, encoded by the coding sequence TTGAACCCCATTGTCATCAACGGCACTGTCCTGTGCGATAATATCACCGGCATCCCCCGCTATGTCTACGAGACAGTAGTGCGGCTGGACAAGCTCATTGAGGGCACCGGCCTGGACGTGCGCATCGCCTACCGCGACGATGGCCGCGAGATTCATCTGCCGGAACTGAAAAATATCAAGCTGGTACCGCTCAAGGCGGTCAAATATTTTTATAACATGGCGGTGCTGCCTGCCTATCTGCGGCGCGAGCATGCGTTTTTTGTCGGCCTTGCCAGTGATATGCTCATGACCCGCCGCAGCGTTGTTGTGCTGCACGACATCCGCCCCCTGGTCATGGATACCGACCGCGGCTTTTTCCGCTTCAAGTTCTGGGTGCACTGCCTGTCCACCAAATGGTTTGCACAGCGGGTGTTCACCGTCAGCTATGACCAGCGCCAGCTTATCCACGATAAGCTGGGCATCCCGCTGGATAAGATCGGCGTGACCTACAACGGCTGGGAGCATATGGCAAAAGTCCAGCCGGACGAAAGCATCTTTGAGAGGATGCCCGCCGTCAAAAAGGGTGAGTATTTCTACGCTCTGGGCAGCCTGGCCGGCCACAAGAACTTTAAGTGGATACGCGAGGTCGCCCGCCGCAACCCGGATAAGACCTTCGTGGTGGCAGGCGGCAAGGACCTGCGCGCCTTTGGCGATGACACCGAGGCCAAGGACACCCACAATGTGTTCTACCCCGGTTATGTCTCCGACGCCGAAAACGCTGCCCTGATGAAGCACTGCCGCCTCTTCCTGCATCCGGCGGTGTTCGAGGGCTTCGGCATCCCGCCGCTGGAGGCTTTGGCTCTCGGCGCGCCCATCGCCCTGGCCAAAGCTAGCTGCCTGCCGGAACTTTACGGCGATACAGCCCGCTACTTCGACCCCTACGACTACGAGGTCGACCTGGACGCTTTGGCCGCCCGGCCCGTCGCCCCGCCGGACAAAGTCCTGGCCAAATACAGCTGGGACAAAACCGCTGCCTTCTGGCTGGAAGAGATCAAAAAGTACGCACAGCAGTGA
- a CDS encoding glycosyltransferase: MDKIAVLIPCYNESKTVEKVVTDFRRVLPDATVYVYDNNSTDGTAELAAKAGAVVRHEYQQGKGNVMRRMFREIDAEAYVLVDGDDTYPAEAAPEMVAAVTNRQADMVVGDRLSSTYYTQNKRPFHNFGNDLVRFCTNHLFGGKIKDIMTGYRAFSYQFVKTYPVLSRGFEIETEMTIHALQRNMQVENVVIDYRDRPEGSESKLNTYSDGFKVLGTIARLFKNYRPFLFFGILAAVLAVFGIGFMIPVLNEYFHTGLVPRFPTLIVCCFVLVAALLLFISGIILSSQLAKDARDFEFQLQTVQHWRNSAEKEN; encoded by the coding sequence ATGGATAAGATCGCTGTTCTGATCCCTTGCTACAACGAATCCAAAACTGTGGAAAAGGTGGTGACGGATTTCCGCCGCGTGCTGCCCGATGCCACCGTCTATGTCTACGATAACAATTCTACCGACGGCACCGCCGAGCTGGCCGCCAAGGCTGGTGCTGTCGTCCGGCACGAGTATCAGCAGGGTAAAGGCAATGTCATGCGCCGCATGTTCCGCGAGATCGATGCCGAAGCCTACGTGCTGGTGGATGGCGACGACACCTACCCCGCTGAGGCCGCCCCCGAGATGGTAGCTGCCGTTACAAACCGGCAGGCCGATATGGTGGTGGGAGACCGCCTGTCCAGCACCTACTACACCCAGAATAAGCGTCCCTTCCACAACTTTGGCAACGATCTGGTACGCTTTTGCACCAACCACCTTTTCGGCGGCAAGATCAAGGACATTATGACTGGCTACCGCGCGTTCAGCTACCAGTTCGTCAAGACCTACCCGGTGCTGTCCCGCGGGTTCGAGATCGAGACCGAGATGACCATCCACGCCCTGCAGCGCAACATGCAGGTGGAGAACGTCGTCATCGACTACCGCGACCGCCCCGAAGGCTCCGAGAGCAAGCTGAACACCTACTCCGACGGCTTCAAGGTGCTGGGCACTATCGCGCGGCTGTTCAAAAACTACCGCCCGTTTCTATTCTTCGGCATCCTGGCGGCAGTGCTGGCCGTGTTCGGCATCGGCTTTATGATCCCTGTGCTGAACGAGTACTTCCACACCGGCCTTGTGCCCCGCTTCCCGACTTTGATCGTCTGCTGCTTTGTGCTGGTGGCGGCACTGCTGCTGTTCATCTCCGGCATTATCCTGTCCAGCCAGCTTGCCAAGGATGCCCGCGATTTTGAGTTCCAGCTGCAAACTGTGCAGCATTGGCGTAACAGCGCAGAAAAGGAGAACTGA
- the glf gene encoding UDP-galactopyranose mutase: MQYDYLIVGAGLFGAVFAHEATAAGKKCLVIDKRSHIAGNIYTEDVEGIAVHRYGAHIFHTNNKEVWDYVNRFATFNRYTNSPVANYKGQLYNLPFNMNTFTKMWGVITPAEAEAKIAEQRAAHYTAEPKNLEEQAINLVGTDIYEKLIKGYTEKQWGRPCTELPAFIIKRLPVRLTFDNNYFNALYQGIPNEGYTTLVANLLQGIEVRLDTDYLADKAALDALADKVVYTGPIDAYFDYKLGALQYRSVRFETETLDIPNYQGNAVINYTDAETPYTRIIEHKHFVFGSTEPGTKTVISREYSAEWKPGDEPYYPVNDAQNGALYEQYKALADAEGKVLFGGRLGEYKYYDMDRVIESALARVRAELAK; this comes from the coding sequence ATGCAGTATGATTATCTGATCGTCGGTGCCGGTCTGTTCGGCGCCGTCTTTGCCCACGAGGCCACCGCCGCCGGCAAAAAGTGCCTGGTCATCGATAAGCGCAGCCACATCGCCGGCAACATCTACACAGAGGATGTGGAGGGCATCGCCGTCCACCGCTACGGTGCGCACATCTTCCATACCAACAATAAAGAGGTGTGGGACTACGTCAACCGCTTTGCCACCTTCAACCGCTACACCAACTCCCCGGTGGCCAACTATAAGGGCCAACTGTACAACCTGCCCTTTAATATGAACACCTTCACCAAGATGTGGGGCGTCATCACCCCGGCTGAGGCTGAGGCTAAGATCGCCGAGCAGCGCGCCGCCCACTACACCGCCGAGCCGAAAAACCTGGAAGAGCAGGCCATCAACCTTGTGGGCACCGACATCTACGAGAAGCTCATCAAAGGCTACACCGAGAAGCAGTGGGGCCGCCCCTGCACCGAGCTGCCTGCCTTCATCATCAAGCGCCTGCCCGTGCGCCTGACCTTCGATAACAACTACTTCAACGCCCTGTATCAGGGCATCCCCAACGAGGGTTACACCACGCTGGTGGCCAACCTGCTGCAGGGCATCGAGGTCCGCCTGGACACCGACTACCTGGCTGACAAGGCTGCGCTGGATGCCTTGGCCGATAAAGTCGTCTACACCGGCCCCATTGATGCCTACTTTGACTATAAGCTGGGCGCTTTGCAGTACCGCAGTGTCCGCTTTGAGACCGAGACCCTGGACATCCCCAACTACCAGGGCAACGCTGTCATCAACTACACCGACGCCGAAACCCCCTACACCCGCATCATTGAGCACAAGCACTTTGTCTTTGGCTCCACCGAGCCGGGCACCAAGACGGTCATCAGCCGCGAGTACTCTGCCGAGTGGAAACCCGGCGATGAGCCGTACTATCCCGTCAACGATGCCCAGAACGGCGCCCTGTATGAGCAGTACAAGGCCCTGGCCGATGCCGAGGGCAAGGTCCTTTTTGGCGGCCGTTTGGGTGAGTACAAGTACTACGATATGGACCGCGTGATCGAATCTGCCCTGGCCCGCGTGCGTGCCGAGCTGGCAAAATAA
- the rpe gene encoding ribulose-phosphate 3-epimerase, whose product MTKIAASILSADFADLAADCQRLLNQGTDLLHFDVMDGHFVPNISFGAPVLECLHKALPEVFYDVHLMISDPVKYAPDFAKAGANLITFHLEAVPDAVPETIAAIRAVGCQVGISIKPGTPAEAVYPYLDDLDLVLVMSVEPGFGGQKFMPSALDKLSVLRAERDRRGLHTLLEVDGGVNTETGPQCAAAGADWLVTGSALFKAKDPAAVIDTLHGSH is encoded by the coding sequence ATGACGAAGATCGCCGCTTCGATTTTGTCCGCTGACTTTGCGGACCTTGCCGCCGACTGCCAACGGCTGTTAAACCAGGGCACCGACCTTTTGCATTTTGACGTGATGGACGGCCACTTTGTGCCCAACATCAGCTTTGGTGCCCCCGTGCTGGAGTGCCTGCACAAGGCCCTGCCGGAGGTGTTCTACGATGTCCACCTGATGATCAGCGACCCGGTTAAGTACGCGCCGGATTTCGCCAAGGCGGGCGCTAACCTCATCACCTTCCATCTGGAGGCTGTGCCCGATGCTGTCCCCGAGACCATCGCCGCCATCCGTGCCGTTGGCTGCCAGGTGGGCATCAGCATCAAGCCGGGCACCCCGGCCGAGGCTGTCTACCCCTACCTCGACGACCTGGACCTCGTCTTAGTCATGAGCGTGGAGCCGGGCTTCGGTGGGCAGAAGTTCATGCCCTCGGCGCTGGATAAGCTCAGCGTCCTCCGTGCCGAGCGTGACCGCCGCGGCCTGCACACCCTGTTGGAAGTGGACGGCGGCGTCAACACCGAGACAGGCCCACAGTGCGCCGCTGCGGGGGCCGACTGGCTGGTGACCGGTAGTGCCCTGTTCAAAGCCAAAGATCCCGCCGCCGTCATCGATACGCTGCACGGCAGCCATTAA